The Sphaerospermopsis torques-reginae ITEP-024 genome has a window encoding:
- a CDS encoding MFS transporter, whose protein sequence is MFPTEPTAAHSGFGALLKNRNFMLLWIGQLVSQLADKILLILMIDLLEKKYLPANLPEGTGRFYMYMAFTLPAIFFGSAGGVIVDRMPKKLIMVGSDVVRGLLTLSIAFLPRQLGILLALNFGISSVTQFFAPAEQATIPLMVQRENLMAANALFSSTMMGALIVGYAVGTPILDWAEYLNSDFGKELLVGGFYLLSAIIMLPIRFTEHRQTSVANPITEFLQGWQYLKQNRLVWNAMLQIVALYCVFAALLELSIRLAARLNLEQTDFSFFVAAAGVGMVLGAGILGHFGHKLHHQPLPLIGFMFMALALGMFIVTHNLFLVLGLCVFLGLGAALINVPMQTLIQQHTPPAMHGKVFGFQNHAINIALSAPLLITTKLVNAFGLAIVLFGMSITVVLIGFWTWQNTRKVLQDMI, encoded by the coding sequence ATGTTTCCCACTGAACCGACTGCTGCTCATAGCGGCTTTGGCGCACTGCTAAAAAACCGTAATTTTATGCTCCTATGGATCGGGCAACTGGTTTCCCAGTTAGCAGATAAGATATTACTGATCCTGATGATTGATTTATTAGAGAAAAAATACTTACCTGCCAATTTACCAGAAGGCACTGGGCGCTTTTATATGTATATGGCTTTTACCCTACCGGCGATTTTTTTCGGATCTGCTGGTGGTGTGATTGTGGATAGGATGCCCAAAAAGCTGATTATGGTTGGTTCTGATGTCGTGCGGGGCTTGTTGACATTGAGTATAGCTTTCTTGCCCAGGCAGTTAGGAATATTGTTAGCATTGAATTTTGGTATCTCCTCGGTAACTCAGTTTTTTGCTCCGGCCGAACAAGCTACTATTCCCCTAATGGTACAACGAGAGAATTTAATGGCCGCTAATGCTTTATTTAGCAGCACCATGATGGGAGCATTGATAGTTGGCTATGCTGTGGGAACACCGATTTTAGACTGGGCGGAATATTTAAACTCTGATTTTGGCAAAGAACTATTAGTAGGTGGTTTCTATCTGTTATCAGCTATCATCATGTTGCCAATTCGGTTTACAGAACATAGGCAAACATCCGTAGCTAATCCTATCACCGAATTTTTACAAGGTTGGCAATATCTAAAACAAAACCGCTTAGTCTGGAATGCCATGCTGCAAATTGTGGCTTTGTACTGCGTCTTTGCTGCTTTATTAGAATTATCTATTAGATTAGCTGCTAGATTGAACTTGGAACAAACTGATTTTAGTTTCTTTGTTGCTGCTGCCGGCGTGGGAATGGTTTTAGGTGCGGGAATTTTGGGGCATTTTGGCCATAAACTGCATCATCAACCCTTGCCGCTAATTGGTTTTATGTTTATGGCCTTGGCACTGGGAATGTTTATTGTTACTCATAATTTATTTTTAGTTTTGGGACTTTGTGTGTTCTTGGGTTTAGGTGCAGCATTAATTAACGTGCCGATGCAAACCCTAATTCAACAACACACACCCCCAGCAATGCACGGTAAGGTATTTGGCTTTCAAAATCATGCCATTAATATTGCGTTGTCCGCACCTTTATTAATTACCACGAAGTTGGTTAATGCTTTTGGCTTGGCCATAGTTCTCTTTGGGATGAGTATCACTGTAGTATTGATTGGTTTCTGGACTTGGCAAAATACCCGCAAAGTCTTGCAAGATATGATCTAA
- a CDS encoding ferrochelatase: MVATPEKMQHTHEHLPGHDRIAVLLMGYGEVESYEDFANYNEQALNLLTAKFAPVPTWIYPSLAKILAIFDRHEWGHTHHDFISPHNAIFEQQRAGIEHELQHRWGGNVQVFKAFNFCAPFLPQQVLAEIKNQGFEKILIYPLLVVDSIFTSGIAIEQVNNALAELADGDEHWVKGMRYIPSFYNEPEYINLMAQIVEEKINSDVADAYLPSQIGIVLMNHGCPHKAKGFTSGIDESQALYELVREKLIHRYPLISVGWLNHDTPLIEWTQPNATQAAQNLIQLGAKVIMFMPIGFATENHETLLDVHHIIHDLEKQHSGVDYLQMACVNDDPRFLDMAAEWANVHIAELMQAEGKEVNVQLALHHHHHHH; the protein is encoded by the coding sequence GTGGTTGCAACTCCAGAAAAAATGCAACATACTCACGAGCATCTACCAGGCCATGATCGCATAGCTGTACTGCTCATGGGTTATGGTGAAGTCGAGAGCTATGAAGATTTTGCCAATTATAATGAACAAGCTTTAAATCTACTCACTGCCAAATTTGCACCAGTACCAACTTGGATTTATCCCAGTTTAGCCAAGATTTTAGCTATATTTGATCGTCATGAATGGGGACATACCCATCATGATTTTATCTCACCCCATAATGCCATTTTTGAACAGCAACGGGCAGGAATTGAACACGAATTACAACATAGATGGGGTGGTAATGTACAAGTTTTCAAAGCTTTTAACTTTTGCGCTCCTTTTTTACCGCAACAAGTTTTAGCAGAAATCAAAAATCAAGGCTTTGAAAAAATCTTGATCTATCCTTTGTTAGTGGTAGATTCTATTTTTACCAGTGGTATTGCTATTGAACAAGTTAATAATGCTTTGGCTGAATTAGCTGATGGTGATGAACATTGGGTGAAAGGAATGCGTTATATTCCTTCTTTCTACAATGAGCCGGAATATATCAATTTAATGGCGCAAATAGTAGAAGAAAAAATCAATTCTGACGTAGCCGATGCCTATTTACCATCACAAATTGGTATTGTGTTGATGAATCATGGCTGTCCACACAAAGCCAAAGGTTTTACATCAGGAATTGATGAAAGTCAGGCACTTTACGAATTAGTGAGAGAGAAATTAATTCACCGTTATCCTTTAATTTCTGTCGGTTGGTTAAACCATGATACACCATTAATTGAATGGACTCAACCTAATGCCACTCAAGCAGCCCAAAATCTGATTCAATTAGGTGCAAAAGTGATCATGTTTATGCCCATTGGTTTTGCCACAGAAAACCATGAAACCTTGTTAGATGTGCATCACATTATTCATGATTTAGAAAAACAGCATTCTGGTGTGGACTATTTACAAATGGCTTGTGTAAATGATGATCCTCGCTTTTTGGATATGGCTGCGGAATGGGCAAATGTTCATATTGCAGAGTTGATGCAAGCGGAAGGCAAAGAAGTTAATGTACAGTTAGCTTTACATCATCATCACCATCATCATTAG
- a CDS encoding ATP-binding protein, translating to MTKWFNTAGPCKPNIHYTLPTTERLPDLKRLIDQENYFVIHAPRQTGKTTAMLTLAQELTASGKYTAVMVSAEVGSAFPDQPEIAEQAILGAWREASRFWLPKELEPSVWPNALPGQRINAALTVWAETAVRPLVVFIDEIDSLQNQTLITVLRQLRDGFPRRPQSFPQCVALIGMRDVRDYKVASGGTDRLNTSSPFNIKVRSLTLSNFSLQDVSNLYGQHTQATGQIFTPEAINQAYYLTQGQPWLVNALAKEVTEYLAEDVNIPITVDLINQAKDILIQRQDTHLDSLAERLREDRVKAIIQPMLAGEDLGNVPDDDLRYVLDLGLCKRDRGGGLEIANPIYKEVFPKTLANVTIASLTSVQPTWLTPTGKLDAVALLESFLDFWRQHGEPLFKSTPYPEIAPHLVLMAFLHRVVNGGGSLEREYAIGSGRMDICLRYGDVVLGMELKVWKQGKPDPLHQGLIQLDKYLSGLNLDTGWLIIFDRRPDLLPISDRTTTEIAQSPQGRNITVIRG from the coding sequence ATGACTAAATGGTTTAACACCGCCGGACCTTGTAAACCGAATATCCACTATACCCTACCCACCACCGAACGGTTACCAGACTTAAAACGCCTGATTGATCAGGAGAATTACTTTGTCATCCATGCACCCAGACAAACAGGTAAAACCACTGCCATGCTCACCCTAGCACAGGAGTTAACAGCTAGTGGTAAATATACTGCCGTTATGGTATCCGCAGAAGTAGGCTCTGCTTTTCCCGATCAGCCAGAAATAGCAGAACAGGCAATTTTAGGTGCTTGGCGAGAGGCATCCCGATTTTGGCTACCTAAGGAGCTAGAACCATCGGTGTGGCCAAATGCACTACCAGGACAACGGATAAATGCCGCTTTAACTGTCTGGGCGGAAACTGCTGTGCGCCCCTTGGTGGTGTTTATTGATGAAATTGACTCCCTGCAAAATCAAACTTTAATTACTGTTTTAAGACAGTTAAGGGATGGTTTTCCCCGTCGCCCCCAGAGCTTCCCCCAATGTGTGGCGTTAATTGGGATGCGGGATGTACGTGATTATAAAGTAGCCTCTGGTGGTACTGACAGATTAAATACCTCTAGCCCCTTTAATATCAAGGTACGGTCTCTGACTTTAAGTAATTTTAGCTTACAAGATGTAAGTAATCTATACGGACAACATACTCAAGCCACGGGGCAAATTTTCACCCCCGAAGCTATTAACCAAGCCTACTATTTAACCCAGGGTCAACCTTGGTTAGTCAATGCTTTAGCTAAGGAAGTTACAGAATACTTAGCAGAAGATGTGAATATCCCCATCACGGTAGATTTAATTAATCAAGCGAAAGATATCTTAATTCAAAGACAAGACACCCATTTAGATAGTTTAGCAGAGCGACTGCGAGAAGATAGGGTAAAAGCAATTATTCAACCCATGTTAGCTGGGGAAGACTTAGGCAATGTTCCTGATGATGATTTACGCTATGTACTAGATTTAGGTTTATGTAAACGGGATAGAGGTGGTGGTCTGGAAATTGCTAATCCTATCTATAAAGAGGTATTCCCGAAAACTTTAGCAAATGTGACAATTGCTTCTTTAACATCTGTTCAACCCACCTGGTTAACACCAACTGGCAAACTGGATGCAGTAGCATTGTTAGAGTCATTCTTAGACTTTTGGCGACAACATGGGGAACCGTTATTTAAAAGCACTCCCTACCCAGAAATAGCCCCTCACTTAGTATTAATGGCATTTTTACACCGTGTCGTCAATGGTGGTGGGAGCTTAGAGCGGGAATACGCCATCGGCTCAGGGAGGATGGATATATGTCTGCGTTATGGCGATGTAGTCTTAGGGATGGAATTAAAGGTATGGAAACAGGGTAAACCTGACCCCTTACACCAAGGATTGATACAATTAGATAAATATTTATCAGGATTAAATTTAGATACAGGATGGTTAATCATATTTGACCGTCGCCCCGATTTACTCCCCATCAGCGATCGCACTACCACGGAAATAGCCCAGAGTCCCCAAGGGAGAAATATTACAGTCATTCGGGGGTAG
- a CDS encoding ATP-binding protein, translating to MTKWFNTAGPCQPDIHYTLPTSERLPDLKHLIEQRNYFVIHAPRQTGKTTAMLTLAQELTASGKYTAVMVSAEVGSAFPDQPEIAERRILDAWQDAIDCWLPTELQPSFLTNGNPPQRIGSFLKSWAETSKRPLVVFIDEIDSLQNQTLINVLRQLRDGFPRRPQSFPQCVALIGMRDVRDYKVASGGTDRLNTSSPFNIKVESLTLSNFTLEDVKSLYEQHTQSTGQIFNPEAINHAYYLTQGQPWLVNAIARQVTEYLAEDVNIPITVDLINQAKDILIQRQDTHLDSLAERLREDRVKAIIEPILSGEELPNTPEDDRRYLLDLGLVIRSKEGGLKVANPIYQEVIPKVLSQGTQDSLPMIQPSWLTPTGELNPQILLETFLDFWRQHGEPLFKSTPYPEIAPHLVLMAFLHRVVNGGGSLEREYAIGSGRMDICLRYGDVVLGMELKVWKQGKPDPLHQGLIQLDKYLSGLNLDTGWLIIFDRRPDLLPISDRTTTEIAQSPQGRNITVIRG from the coding sequence ATGACTAAATGGTTTAACACCGCAGGCCCTTGTCAACCGGATATACATTATACCCTACCGACCAGTGAACGGTTACCAGACTTAAAACACCTGATTGAACAGCGCAATTACTTTGTCATCCATGCACCCAGACAAACTGGTAAAACCACTGCCATGCTTACCTTAGCACAGGAATTAACAGCTAGTGGTAAATATACTGCCGTCATGGTATCCGCAGAAGTAGGCTCTGCCTTTCCCGATCAGCCAGAAATAGCAGAAAGAAGGATTTTAGATGCTTGGCAAGATGCTATTGACTGTTGGCTACCAACAGAATTACAACCATCTTTCTTAACTAATGGTAATCCACCCCAACGTATTGGCTCTTTCCTCAAATCCTGGGCGGAAACTTCTAAGCGCCCCTTGGTGGTGTTTATTGATGAAATTGACTCCCTGCAAAATCAAACTTTAATTAATGTATTAAGACAGTTAAGGGATGGTTTCCCCCGTCGTCCCCAGAGCTTCCCCCAATGTGTAGCCTTAATTGGGATGCGGGATGTACGTGATTATAAGGTAGCTTCTGGTGGTACTGACAGGTTAAATACCTCTAGTCCCTTTAATATCAAGGTGGAATCTTTAACTTTAAGTAATTTCACTTTAGAAGATGTAAAGAGTTTATATGAACAACATACCCAATCCACGGGGCAAATCTTTAACCCCGAAGCCATTAACCACGCCTACTATTTAACCCAGGGTCAACCTTGGTTAGTTAATGCGATCGCCCGTCAAGTTACAGAGTATTTAGCAGAAGATGTGAATATCCCCATCACAGTAGATTTAATCAATCAAGCTAAAGATATTTTAATTCAAAGACAAGACACGCACTTAGATAGTTTAGCAGAGCGACTGCGAGAAGATAGAGTTAAGGCGATTATTGAACCTATTTTATCTGGGGAAGAATTACCCAACACACCGGAGGATGATCGCCGTTATCTGTTAGATTTAGGTTTAGTGATTCGCAGTAAAGAAGGTGGGTTAAAAGTAGCTAACCCCATTTATCAAGAGGTCATCCCCAAGGTGTTATCCCAGGGTACTCAAGATAGTTTACCGATGATTCAACCTAGTTGGTTAACACCCACAGGGGAATTAAACCCCCAAATCCTATTAGAAACTTTTTTAGACTTTTGGCGACAACACGGGGAACCATTATTTAAAAGCACTCCCTACCCAGAAATAGCCCCTCACTTAGTATTAATGGCATTTTTACACCGTGTCGTCAATGGTGGTGGGAGCTTAGAGCGGGAATACGCCATCGGCTCAGGGAGGATGGATATATGTCTGCGTTATGGCGATGTAGTCTTAGGGATGGAATTAAAGGTATGGAAACAGGGTAAACCTGACCCCTTACACCAAGGATTGATACAATTAGATAAATATTTATCAGGATTAAATTTAGATACAGGATGGTTAATCATATTTGACCGTCGCCCCGATTTACTCCCCATCAGCGATCGCACTACCACGGAAATAGCCCAGAGTCCCCAAGGGAGAAATATTACAGTCATTCGGGGGTAA
- the ftsH gene encoding ATP-dependent zinc metalloprotease FtsH: MTKVGKKALRKQRQTKRVAWTGALAAAMIMLPGMFGGSPVLAQKAERNSLSYGELLQKTEQGLVKRVELDETEQIAKVYLADQKPDAPPIPVQLLDQNSELINKLKEKNVEFGQVSSANSRAAVGLLINLMWILPLVALMLLFLRRSANASNQALNFGKSRARFQMEAKTGVKFDDVAGIEEAKEELQEVVTFLKQPEKFTAVGAKIPKGVLLVGPPGTGKTLLAKAIAGEAAVPFFSISGSEFVEMFVGVGASRVRDLFKKAKDNAPCIIFIDEIDAVGRQRGAGIGGGNDEREQTLNQLLTEMDGFEGNTGIIIIAATNRPDVLDSALLRPGRFDRQVIVDAPDLKGRLEILQVHARNKKLDPSVSLDAIARRTPGFTGADLANLLNEAAILTARRRKEAITILEIDDAVDRVVAGMEGAALVDSKNKRLIAYHEVGHALIGTLVKDHDPVQKVTLIPRGQALGLTWFTPNEEQGLISRSQILARIMAALGGRAAEEIVFGKPEVTTGAGNDLQQVTNMARQMVTKFGMSDLGPLSLESQNNSDIFLGRDWGNRSEYSEEIAAKIDAQVKEIVSNCYVKVKELLQENRLIMERLVDMLAEEETIDGDVFRKIVEENIQTQVKDQKLAVSH; the protein is encoded by the coding sequence ATGACAAAAGTTGGTAAAAAGGCATTGAGAAAACAGCGTCAAACAAAGCGAGTAGCTTGGACTGGGGCATTAGCAGCCGCTATGATCATGTTGCCGGGAATGTTTGGGGGTAGTCCCGTCTTGGCACAAAAAGCAGAGCGTAACTCTTTATCTTACGGAGAATTGCTACAAAAAACCGAGCAAGGGCTGGTTAAAAGAGTAGAACTTGATGAAACCGAACAAATAGCTAAAGTTTATTTGGCAGATCAAAAACCAGATGCACCACCTATCCCGGTACAGCTTTTAGATCAAAACTCTGAGTTAATAAACAAACTCAAAGAAAAAAATGTTGAGTTTGGTCAGGTTTCCTCTGCTAACAGTAGAGCAGCCGTAGGATTATTAATCAACCTGATGTGGATTTTACCACTGGTGGCTTTAATGCTGTTGTTCCTGCGCCGTTCTGCCAATGCTTCTAACCAAGCTTTGAATTTTGGTAAATCTCGCGCTCGGTTTCAAATGGAAGCGAAAACCGGGGTAAAATTTGATGATGTGGCAGGAATTGAAGAAGCCAAAGAAGAATTACAGGAAGTTGTTACTTTTTTGAAACAACCAGAGAAATTTACCGCAGTAGGGGCAAAAATTCCCAAAGGCGTGCTGTTGGTGGGACCCCCTGGTACTGGTAAAACTCTACTAGCAAAAGCGATCGCCGGTGAAGCTGCTGTACCATTTTTCAGTATTTCCGGTTCAGAATTTGTAGAAATGTTTGTGGGTGTGGGTGCTTCCCGTGTCCGTGACTTGTTCAAAAAAGCCAAAGATAACGCTCCTTGTATCATTTTTATTGATGAAATTGACGCAGTTGGTAGACAGAGGGGTGCAGGTATCGGTGGTGGTAATGATGAGAGAGAGCAAACCTTAAACCAGCTATTAACAGAAATGGATGGTTTTGAAGGTAACACAGGTATTATTATTATTGCCGCTACCAACCGTCCTGATGTCTTAGATTCAGCTTTATTGCGTCCTGGTCGTTTTGATAGACAAGTTATTGTAGATGCACCGGACTTAAAAGGACGTTTGGAAATCTTGCAAGTTCATGCACGGAACAAAAAATTAGATCCGAGTGTTTCCTTAGATGCGATCGCCCGCCGGACTCCTGGTTTTACTGGTGCAGACTTAGCTAACCTCCTCAATGAAGCAGCTATTCTCACAGCGAGAAGACGCAAAGAAGCAATTACCATCCTCGAAATAGATGATGCGGTAGATCGGGTAGTTGCCGGAATGGAAGGCGCTGCTTTAGTAGACAGCAAAAACAAACGTTTAATTGCTTACCATGAAGTGGGACACGCTTTAATAGGTACATTGGTTAAAGACCATGATCCAGTTCAAAAAGTTACCCTCATTCCCAGAGGACAAGCATTAGGTTTAACTTGGTTTACACCCAATGAAGAACAAGGTTTAATTTCCCGTTCCCAAATTTTAGCCCGAATTATGGCAGCTTTAGGCGGTCGTGCGGCTGAGGAAATAGTGTTTGGGAAACCGGAAGTTACCACAGGTGCGGGTAATGATTTGCAACAAGTGACAAACATGGCCAGACAAATGGTAACAAAGTTTGGGATGTCTGATTTAGGTCCATTATCCTTGGAAAGTCAAAATAATAGTGATATATTTTTGGGACGTGACTGGGGGAATAGGTCAGAATATTCTGAAGAAATTGCTGCTAAAATTGATGCTCAAGTGAAAGAGATTGTCAGCAATTGTTATGTGAAGGTAAAAGAATTACTGCAAGAAAACCGCCTGATTATGGAGCGTTTAGTTGATATGTTAGCCGAAGAAGAAACCATTGATGGAGATGTTTTCCGTAAAATTGTAGAAGAGAATATTCAGACTCAGGTGAAAGATCAAAAGTTAGCAGTTTCTCATTAG
- the petA gene encoding cytochrome f, giving the protein MRNARTPARLTRAAKVMFNTLLIAIATVTFFFTSDIAHPQTAAAYPFWAQETAPETPREATGRIVCANCHLAAKNTEVEVPQSVLPDTVFKAIVKIPYDTSVQQVGADGSKVGLNVGAVLMLPEGFKIAPEDRIPEEMKEEVGDVYFQTYREDQENVVIVGPLPGEEHQEIVFPVLSPNPATDKNIYFGKYAVHVGGNRGRGQVYPTGEKSNNNVYNASAAGTISKIAKTEDEDGNVKYVVSIKTDNGEVVNDTVPAGPELIVSEGQTVAFGDALTNNPNVGGFGQKDTEIVLQNPNRIKGLIAFICLVMLAQVMLVLKKKQVEKVQAAEMNF; this is encoded by the coding sequence ATGAGAAACGCCCGTACACCAGCGAGGTTAACTCGCGCTGCTAAAGTAATGTTCAATACATTGCTGATAGCGATCGCTACAGTGACATTTTTCTTCACCAGCGATATTGCTCACCCCCAAACCGCTGCTGCTTATCCCTTCTGGGCGCAGGAAACCGCTCCTGAAACACCCCGCGAAGCCACAGGACGGATTGTTTGCGCTAACTGTCATCTAGCAGCAAAAAACACAGAAGTAGAAGTACCCCAATCCGTATTACCTGACACCGTATTTAAAGCGATCGTCAAAATACCCTACGATACCAGCGTACAGCAAGTAGGTGCTGATGGTTCTAAAGTCGGTTTAAACGTCGGTGCTGTATTGATGTTACCCGAAGGCTTCAAGATTGCACCAGAAGACCGCATTCCTGAAGAAATGAAAGAAGAAGTAGGCGATGTTTACTTCCAAACCTACAGAGAAGACCAGGAAAACGTGGTGATAGTTGGACCCTTACCAGGGGAAGAACATCAAGAAATCGTCTTCCCAGTGCTTTCACCTAACCCTGCTACCGACAAAAATATCTACTTTGGCAAATATGCCGTTCATGTAGGCGGTAACAGAGGACGTGGTCAAGTTTACCCCACAGGTGAAAAGAGCAATAACAACGTTTACAACGCTTCCGCTGCTGGTACAATCAGCAAGATTGCCAAAACAGAAGATGAAGACGGTAACGTTAAGTATGTAGTTAGCATCAAAACCGACAATGGTGAAGTTGTTAACGATACAGTTCCCGCAGGTCCAGAACTGATTGTTTCAGAAGGACAAACAGTTGCATTTGGTGACGCTTTAACCAATAACCCCAACGTCGGTGGTTTTGGTCAGAAAGATACAGAAATCGTCTTACAAAACCCCAACAGAATCAAAGGTTTGATCGCCTTTATCTGTTTAGTGATGTTGGCACAAGTTATGTTAGTGCTGAAGAAGAAGCAGGTGGAAAAAGTCCAAGCTGCTGAGATGAATTTCTAA
- the petC gene encoding cytochrome b6-f complex iron-sulfur subunit: MAQFSESMDVPDMGRRQFMNLLTFGTVTGVAAGVLYPVVNYFIPPASGGAGGGTVAKDELGNDVSVSKFLSSHNVGDRTLVQGLKGDPTYIVVESKEAIADYGINAICTHLGCVVPWNVAENKFKCPCHGSQYDATGKVVRGPAPRSLALAHANVNDDKIVLTPWTESDFRTGEEPWWA; encoded by the coding sequence ATGGCTCAATTTTCTGAATCAATGGACGTACCCGATATGGGTCGTCGTCAGTTCATGAACCTGCTGACTTTTGGGACTGTCACCGGAGTAGCTGCTGGTGTATTGTATCCTGTTGTTAACTACTTTATCCCCCCCGCCAGCGGTGGTGCTGGTGGTGGTACAGTAGCAAAAGATGAACTGGGTAACGATGTTAGTGTTAGTAAGTTTCTCAGCAGTCATAACGTAGGCGATCGCACCCTTGTCCAAGGACTCAAGGGAGATCCTACCTATATTGTGGTAGAAAGCAAAGAAGCGATCGCAGATTATGGCATTAACGCTATTTGCACCCACTTAGGTTGTGTTGTTCCCTGGAACGTAGCAGAGAACAAATTTAAATGCCCTTGTCACGGTTCCCAGTACGATGCTACTGGTAAAGTGGTTCGCGGACCTGCACCCAGGTCTTTAGCTTTAGCTCATGCCAACGTCAACGATGACAAAATCGTTTTGACCCCTTGGACAGAAAGCGACTTCCGCACTGGTGAAGAACCTTGGTGGGCTTAA